A DNA window from Brachionichthys hirsutus isolate HB-005 chromosome 10, CSIRO-AGI_Bhir_v1, whole genome shotgun sequence contains the following coding sequences:
- the trim47 gene encoding E3 ubiquitin-protein ligase TRIM47, which translates to MATAAATGEELKKELTCAICLDYFKDPVILKCGHNFCRFCICMHWDENGGDYGYQCPQCRTVFSKRSFTKNYLVQNLVAKLDDLARLGPFSPPPAPVHADGKCDLHGEELKLYCQTDKRSICVVCRESRAHRHHDVAPVPEVVSDMKMEFELRLIQLNWQKAQCVKVVKADRLTKSEVRLKKMRLKEKIESDVGALVQFLLDERDSLLDSLDADEVATMAVIDDNLETVEAEMEAFEKATDDIHNHLSSTSSIESMSKTLSEIIHCKTFTPPERVNCQPEFTDFSGPFQLIMWKKMMHVLHTMPQNLTLDPDTAHGNLLISDFDTKVEEGRVRGQEPDLPSRFNRFCGVLATAQYASGQHYWEVDVKDKGVWYLGVTTEGSNRKGFVCLTPSSGYWSLCLQDRLYANGEHGRIPVADYWNSPRVGVYLDYDNGRLCFYDAVTMKSLYTFDTCFEEPVYPFFSPGKYDPGSRLQICHYY; encoded by the exons ATGGCAACCGCCGCGGCGACcggagaggagctgaagaaggagcTCACGTGTGCCATTTGTTTGGACTATTTCAAAGACCCCGTCATACTGAAATGTGGACATAATTTCTGTCGCTTTTGCATCTGCATGCACTGGGACGAAAATGGCGGAGACTACGGCTACCAGTGTCCCCAGTGCCGCACG GTGTTCAGTAAGAGGAGCTTCACGAAGAATTACCTGGTGCAAAATCTGGTGGCCAAGCTGGACGACTTGGCGCGTTTGGGGCCGTTCTCCCCGCCGCCGGCGCCCGTTCACGCGGACGGGAAGTGTGACCTCCACGGAGAAGAGCTGAAGCTCTACTGCCAGACGGACAAGAGGTCCATCTGCGTCGTCTGCAGAGAGTCCAGGGCGCACAG ACACCACGATGTAGCGCCGGTTCCAGAAGTTGTGAGCGATATGAAG ATGGAGTTTGAACTGAGGCTAATTCAGCTCAACTGGCAGAAGGCTCAGTGTGTAAAAGTTGTAAAAGCTGACCGGCTCACCAAAAGTGAAGTGAGG TTGAAGAAGATGAGACTGAAGGAGAAGATTGAGTCGGATGTCGGCGCTCTGGTCCAGTTCCTGCTGGACGAGCGAGACTCCCTGCTGGACAGCCTCGACGCCGACGAGGTGGCCACCATGGCCGTCATAGACGACAACTTGGAGACCGTGGAGGCCGAGATGGAAGCTTTCGAGAAAGCGACAGACGACATCCACAACCACCTCAGCAGTACAAGTAGCATTGAG AGCATGTCCAAGACGTTGAGCGA AATCATCCACTGCAAGACGTTCACGCCTCCGGAGCGGGTCAATTGTCAGCCTGAATTTACGGACTTCTCGGGACCGTTCCAGCTCATCATGTGGAAGAAGATGATGCATGTGCTGCACACCA TGCCTCAGAACCTCACCTTGGACCCAGACACCGCTCACGGGAACCTGCTCATCTCAGACTTTGACACGAAGGTGGAGGAGGGCCGTGTTCGGGGCCAGGAGCCGGACCTGCCGTCCCGCTTCAACCGGTTCTGCGGCGTCCTCGCCACCGCCCAATACGCCAGCGGCCAGCACTACTGGGAAGTGGACGTGAAGGACAAAGGTGTCTGGTACCTGGGAGTCACCACCGAGGGCAGCAACAGGAAGGGCTTTGTCTGCCTCACCCCATCCTCGGGGTACTGGAGCCTGTGCTTGCAGGACCGGCTGTATGCCAACGGGGAGCACGGGCGCATCCCGGTCGCAGACTACTGGAACTCTCCTCGGGTCGGCGTGTACCTGGACTACGACAACGGTCGTCTTTGTTTCTACGACGCAGTTACGATGAAAAGCCTGTACACGTTCGACACCTGCTTTGAAGAGCCCGTCTACCCGTTCTTCAGCCCGGGGAAGTATGATCCAGGCAGCAGGCTGCAGATATGCCACTATTACTGA